CTGGATGCGGCTTCGCCTTAATTGTTGTGTTGTTTATCCTTTTAATTATCGTTGGTGCTGCTTGCATTCGCTAATGTAAATTGAAACAACTATGGAAAGAAACAGACGGCTTTGCCGTCTTTTCTTTTTAATACATAACTTATCTATAGAAGATTTGTTTCCAAATAGCTCTTCCTTACTTGCCGATGACTTTTTTTATCTCCTTTGGTAGACTAAAGAAGAAA
This genomic interval from Bacillus cereus contains the following:
- a CDS encoding YjcZ family sporulation protein, encoding MYGYSYCYPTTCSYPSYGYGGSCGGSGCGFALIVVLFILLIIVGAACIR